One genomic region from Spirulina subsalsa PCC 9445 encodes:
- the dnaA gene encoding chromosomal replication initiator protein DnaA has translation MTPEQLWNQVLIRLEHQLSRPTFDTWIKSITVQVWRDRLLVLCAPNPFARNWLQKHYLGILTEVVTDILGYDVEIQLTSHSEDGQGIVWPVQDAPPAENERDRPSEDHQPRPTPFNLKYSFSRFVVGSNNRMAHAASLAVAESPGREFNPLFLCGGVGLGKTHLMQAIGHYRLEINPDSRVFYVSTEKFTNDLITAIRQDSMQSFRDHYRAADVLLVDDLQFIEGKEYTQEEFFYTFNTLHETGKQVVLAADRPPNQIPRLQDRLCSRFSMGLIADIQLPDLETRMAILQKKAEDEKMRLPRDIVEFIATTYTSNIRELEGALIRTLTYISISGLPLTVENIAPILNSPIEKITASPSAILNAIAEVLNVSIEDLRSNSRRREISWARQIGMYLMRQYTDLSLPRIGEEFGGKDHTTVLYSCEKIAQLKQKDSQLNEILRQVSDRIALKT, from the coding sequence ATGACCCCTGAACAACTCTGGAATCAAGTTTTAATCCGTTTGGAACATCAGTTAAGTCGTCCAACCTTTGACACTTGGATTAAAAGCATCACCGTACAAGTTTGGCGCGATCGCCTTTTAGTCCTCTGCGCCCCCAATCCCTTTGCTCGCAACTGGTTACAGAAACACTATCTCGGCATCCTGACCGAAGTCGTCACCGACATTTTAGGTTACGACGTGGAAATCCAACTTACCAGCCACTCCGAAGACGGTCAAGGCATTGTCTGGCCCGTACAGGATGCACCCCCCGCCGAAAACGAACGCGATCGCCCCTCAGAAGACCACCAACCCCGTCCCACCCCCTTTAACCTCAAATATAGCTTTTCCCGCTTTGTCGTCGGTTCTAACAACCGCATGGCCCACGCCGCCTCCTTAGCCGTTGCCGAATCCCCCGGCCGAGAATTTAACCCCCTCTTCCTCTGTGGAGGAGTTGGTTTAGGCAAAACCCACCTCATGCAGGCCATTGGTCACTATCGCCTTGAAATTAACCCCGACTCCCGCGTATTCTACGTTTCCACCGAAAAATTCACCAACGACCTCATCACCGCCATTCGTCAGGACAGTATGCAGAGTTTCCGCGACCACTACCGGGCCGCCGATGTTCTGTTAGTCGATGACCTGCAATTCATCGAAGGCAAAGAATACACCCAAGAAGAATTTTTTTACACCTTTAACACCCTCCACGAAACTGGAAAACAAGTCGTTTTAGCCGCCGACCGTCCCCCCAACCAAATCCCCCGCTTACAAGACCGTCTCTGTTCCCGTTTTTCTATGGGATTAATCGCCGACATTCAACTCCCCGACTTAGAAACCCGTATGGCCATCCTCCAGAAAAAAGCCGAAGACGAAAAAATGCGCCTCCCTCGGGACATTGTGGAATTTATCGCCACCACCTACACCTCCAACATCCGGGAACTCGAAGGCGCCCTCATACGCACCTTAACCTATATATCTATTTCCGGTTTACCCCTGACCGTAGAAAACATTGCCCCCATCCTCAACTCCCCCATCGAAAAAATCACCGCCTCCCCCAGTGCTATATTGAACGCGATCGCCGAAGTGCTAAACGTCTCCATAGAAGACCTGCGCAGCAACTCCCGACGACGGGAAATCAGTTGGGCCCGGCAAATCGGAATGTATTTAATGCGTCAATATACCGATTTGAGTCTACCCCGCATTGGGGAAGAATTTGGGGGAAAAGACCATACAACCGTTCTCTATAGTTGTGAAAAAATTGCCCAACTCAAGCAGAAGGATAGCCAATTGAACGAGATTTTACGCCAAGTGAGCGATCGCATTGCCCTTAAGACTTGA
- a CDS encoding allophycocyanin subunit alpha-B, with translation MSVVSQVILKADDELRYPSSGELKSIGAFLETGVQRMRIAETLAENEQKIVDKASKELWKKRPDFIAPGGNAYGQRQRALCLRDYGWYLRLVTYGVLAGDKDPIEKIGLIGVREMYNALNVPVVGMVEAIRCLKDASLGLLSTEDAQEAAPYFDYIIQAMS, from the coding sequence ATGAGCGTCGTTAGCCAAGTTATTCTCAAAGCAGATGATGAACTCCGCTACCCCAGTAGCGGAGAACTAAAAAGCATTGGTGCCTTCCTAGAAACAGGAGTGCAACGGATGCGCATTGCCGAAACCCTAGCCGAAAACGAGCAGAAAATTGTAGACAAAGCCAGCAAAGAACTCTGGAAAAAGCGGCCAGACTTCATTGCTCCAGGCGGCAACGCCTACGGCCAACGTCAACGAGCGCTATGTTTACGTGACTATGGATGGTATCTCCGTTTAGTCACCTACGGAGTCCTGGCCGGAGACAAAGACCCCATTGAAAAAATCGGTTTAATCGGAGTCCGCGAAATGTACAACGCCCTCAACGTTCCCGTTGTCGGCATGGTTGAAGCCATTCGCTGCCTCAAAGACGCTTCTTTAGGTCTACTCAGTACCGAAGACGCTCAAGAAGCCGCCCCTTACTTCGACTACATTATTCAGGCGATGTCCTAA
- a CDS encoding DUF29 domain-containing protein, which yields MESPVKAKSLGLYDRDYQLWLERTVAQLKAEDFNSLDLENLIEEIESLGRSEKRAIASYLMRLCEHLLKIKYWESEQETCFRGWNLEVTTFRFQIQAILQDSPSLKNHLRASFLAEYNKARTLFIKASQLHANLIPQEPEFTLEQALDEDWLPWRPQ from the coding sequence ATGGAATCGCCAGTTAAAGCCAAATCCCTTGGATTATACGACAGAGACTATCAACTGTGGTTAGAGCGCACCGTTGCCCAGTTGAAAGCAGAGGATTTTAATAGCCTTGATCTAGAAAACTTAATTGAGGAGATTGAGAGTTTGGGTAGAAGCGAAAAACGAGCCATTGCTAGCTACCTGATGCGGTTATGCGAACATCTGCTTAAGATAAAATACTGGGAATCTGAACAAGAAACCTGTTTTAGAGGGTGGAATCTCGAAGTTACTACTTTTCGTTTCCAGATTCAAGCCATTTTGCAAGATAGCCCTAGTTTGAAAAACCATCTCCGCGCCAGTTTTTTGGCAGAGTATAACAAAGCTAGAACGCTTTTTATCAAAGCCAGTCAACTCCATGCTAACTTAATCCCCCAAGAGCCTGAATTTACCCTAGAGCAAGCCTTAGATGAGGATTGGCTACCTTGGCGGCCTCAATAG
- a CDS encoding TRAFAC clade GTPase domain-containing protein — protein sequence MKSFWPFNSEENLPTLNVAMLGPRGVGKTSLLAAMYDQFANVSQDLQLEADDESKSDLNKRLQELKTVGDSIKYRPSFTQTKGYRSFKFWFGQTGTNPALQINFQDYPGGWLEEDSQQKKVEDLIRQSVAVLIPIDTPILMEGEGKYHDKLNQPTEINDLFKKVYKDLDSPRLVILAPIKCEKYIKDDPSELFRKVREGYQKLLNQFASEKLVSKVSVIITPVQTLGGVVFSRIEFDNNGEPTFFYRKPQPNSLYKPKNTEVPLRYLLRFLLKLHLDNGRASIFKKIWNVLGRNSGLRNAVSRFTEPRPDEVEIVQGLELLKL from the coding sequence ATGAAATCTTTTTGGCCATTTAATTCTGAAGAAAATTTACCCACTCTTAACGTAGCGATGCTGGGTCCAAGGGGTGTGGGCAAAACTAGCTTGTTGGCCGCCATGTATGATCAGTTTGCTAATGTTAGTCAGGATTTACAACTAGAGGCGGATGACGAAAGTAAATCTGATTTGAATAAGCGGTTACAGGAACTGAAAACCGTTGGTGATAGCATAAAATATCGCCCAAGTTTTACACAAACTAAGGGTTATCGCTCATTTAAGTTTTGGTTTGGGCAAACTGGAACAAATCCCGCTTTACAAATTAATTTTCAGGATTATCCAGGGGGATGGCTGGAAGAGGATAGCCAGCAGAAAAAAGTAGAAGACTTAATCAGGCAATCGGTCGCTGTTTTGATTCCCATTGATACTCCGATATTAATGGAAGGGGAAGGAAAATATCATGATAAATTGAATCAACCAACAGAAATAAATGATTTATTTAAAAAAGTCTATAAGGACTTGGATTCTCCTCGCTTGGTGATTTTGGCTCCCATCAAATGTGAAAAATATATCAAGGATGATCCTTCGGAATTATTTAGAAAGGTCAGAGAAGGCTATCAGAAACTCCTCAATCAATTTGCATCTGAAAAGCTCGTCTCGAAAGTTTCAGTGATCATTACTCCGGTTCAAACTTTAGGTGGTGTCGTGTTTTCACGGATTGAATTCGATAACAATGGTGAACCAACATTCTTCTATCGGAAACCTCAACCTAATAGTCTTTATAAACCCAAAAATACTGAAGTTCCCCTACGGTATCTGCTACGATTTTTGTTGAAGCTGCATCTAGATAACGGAAGGGCTTCTATCTTTAAGAAAATTTGGAATGTTCTGGGGAGAAATTCGGGGTTGCGAAATGCCGTGAGTCGATTTACAGAACCAAGACCCGACGAGGTTGAAATTGTCCAAGGTCTAGAACTATTGAAATTGTAA
- a CDS encoding dynamin family protein — protein MNRSQEIRGIIAQRQPLAEKLVEIETGLSSLYGWIQRLEQERDRQLQHWSGDEPTESKLQQLEFASFKQKVQEQLGSLHRLQARFSRTTLNIGVIGRMGQGKSTLLQSLTGLKNEVIPALQGKACTAARSTICHQPGNFTTAEIQFHDHDSFLEEVIIPYYTKLGLTPQPSSFEDFVHSDIPPLPSDRDQTKINIYNRLKDDYYSNGKKYKDYLGRGYLTIQDPSQISNYVAQKYNQDYELINHECLAVKHVKISCDFPVHEIGAIALVDVPGLGDFRLGDESLVIEALAQEVDFILFIRKPSKDRANFEQSDTKLYDLANKALNDLPSRSIFVLNVDQNGENQASCLSLQQDINSGKVRMPVLDCVIADCSSPDDANTKVLQSVLSNLSSNVTELDRNYTQKKIADLQASLRDFNQQLQLVKIALPNIDDDEISNQYEDLFEEFWDTITNEMTEFQKQLMQNRDDPDENLKNQIDTVLDDCRKNVQMPSLKDIERRRNKLESYASTYDQYLQELRTNLSRKFLDIEQGLTKTIEQIKATVADVLVEKCGLGGLSESRQSQFLVEVANQIPPVPEYTELKKGFEILSEFNLSYRGLIQHRIRSQLNGLTPDLTSRPKLGAKAQDILDSLEEEYKSTIYNCEGALTGFLSEPSQASFAIVEEFADRVLRAKNAKKEWKRFLRSKRHQIWDKFEKLQIQVNAVQDWSNLLTSVTAQIEQLEQSLKQL, from the coding sequence ATGAATAGAAGCCAAGAAATCCGGGGCATTATCGCCCAACGTCAGCCCCTTGCTGAAAAGCTGGTAGAGATCGAAACTGGGTTATCTTCACTGTATGGTTGGATCCAGCGATTAGAACAAGAACGCGATCGCCAACTTCAGCATTGGTCAGGAGATGAACCCACCGAATCCAAACTGCAACAGCTAGAATTTGCAAGTTTTAAGCAAAAAGTCCAAGAACAACTAGGATCACTTCATAGACTCCAAGCCAGATTTTCCCGTACAACCCTAAATATCGGCGTAATTGGGCGCATGGGACAAGGGAAAAGCACCCTATTACAAAGTTTAACTGGACTAAAAAACGAGGTAATTCCAGCCCTACAAGGAAAAGCTTGTACCGCAGCGCGGAGTACCATTTGTCATCAACCGGGGAATTTTACCACCGCAGAAATTCAATTTCATGATCACGACTCATTTTTAGAGGAAGTGATTATTCCCTATTACACAAAACTAGGACTGACTCCCCAACCCAGTTCTTTTGAAGACTTTGTTCATAGTGATATTCCACCTCTACCCTCGGACAGAGATCAAACAAAAATTAACATTTATAATCGACTAAAAGATGATTATTACAGCAACGGGAAAAAGTACAAAGACTATTTAGGTCGAGGGTATTTAACCATTCAAGATCCCTCTCAAATCTCTAATTATGTGGCACAAAAATATAATCAAGATTATGAACTAATTAACCATGAGTGTTTAGCCGTTAAGCACGTTAAAATATCCTGTGATTTTCCCGTTCATGAAATTGGTGCAATTGCCTTAGTAGATGTTCCGGGTTTGGGCGATTTCCGGTTAGGAGATGAGAGTTTAGTGATTGAAGCTCTTGCCCAAGAAGTCGATTTTATTCTATTTATTCGCAAACCCTCCAAAGACCGGGCAAATTTTGAGCAAAGTGATACAAAACTTTATGATTTAGCGAATAAAGCGTTAAATGATTTGCCTTCTCGCTCTATCTTTGTCCTTAATGTCGATCAAAATGGGGAAAATCAAGCCAGTTGTCTGTCTTTACAACAGGATATTAATTCAGGTAAGGTGAGAATGCCCGTCCTAGATTGTGTCATTGCGGACTGTTCTTCCCCTGACGATGCTAATACTAAAGTGCTTCAGTCTGTTTTGAGTAATTTAAGTTCTAATGTGACCGAATTAGATCGCAATTATACCCAGAAAAAAATAGCAGATTTGCAGGCTAGTCTCAGGGATTTTAACCAGCAATTACAGCTAGTTAAGATTGCATTACCCAATATTGATGATGATGAAATTTCTAATCAATATGAAGATTTATTTGAAGAATTTTGGGATACAATTACTAATGAAATGACGGAGTTTCAAAAGCAATTAATGCAGAATCGTGACGACCCGGATGAGAACCTTAAAAATCAGATTGATACAGTTTTAGACGATTGTCGGAAAAATGTGCAAATGCCAAGTTTGAAAGACATAGAAAGACGCCGCAACAAACTAGAATCTTATGCCAGCACTTATGATCAATATTTGCAAGAGTTGAGAACCAATTTATCCCGAAAATTTCTGGATATTGAGCAAGGATTGACTAAAACAATTGAGCAAATTAAAGCGACAGTAGCTGACGTTTTGGTAGAAAAATGCGGTTTGGGCGGACTCTCAGAATCCCGACAATCACAGTTTTTAGTTGAAGTGGCTAATCAAATTCCGCCCGTGCCAGAATACACCGAACTTAAAAAAGGGTTTGAGATTTTGTCAGAATTTAATCTGTCGTATCGAGGCTTAATTCAACACCGTATTCGTTCACAGTTAAATGGGTTAACCCCAGATTTAACGTCACGGCCTAAATTAGGAGCTAAGGCTCAAGATATTTTAGACTCTCTAGAGGAAGAATACAAGTCAACTATTTATAACTGTGAAGGGGCTTTAACTGGATTTTTGTCAGAACCCAGCCAAGCATCTTTTGCTATTGTTGAAGAATTTGCTGACCGTGTACTGCGAGCTAAAAATGCGAAAAAAGAATGGAAACGATTCTTACGCAGCAAACGACATCAGATTTGGGACAAGTTTGAAAAACTGCAAATTCAAGTGAACGCTGTTCAAGACTGGTCAAATCTTCTCACTTCTGTCACGGCTCAGATTGAGCAGTTAGAACAATCTTTAAAGCAGCTATAA
- a CDS encoding adenylate/guanylate cyclase domain-containing protein yields MWFHSFRLCQARLSRSIAFWVFLSLVIIEAIILIPSYRKEEQRQLNNLENISQATVTLIAALSEMDMSTEELQDKIRSLIADSSVTLGMAIYTQNHQTIEIIGESPQLTPQDLQGKAILRQRSPDRNRYDIAWSAQSLNINYILIARLDASGVQRELNFFILRIIGLVVIIALVVTVTTIIIVGVTVITPILQLRDDLVVAGEILSRNGNQDKNSVYFYALTTQRKDELGVVMKAFNQMFKRVSQEIEQRKQAQELIRLEQEKSEQLLLNILPQSIATLLKQGNKIIAQEFEEVTILFADIVGFTQLSSQIPPEELVELLNRIFSCFDNLTEFYNLEKIKTIGDSYMVVGGLPTPRPDHAEAIAEMALAMQKSLHQIDCSHGPLEMRIGINTGNVVAGVIGKKKFIYDLWGDAVNVASRMESHGVVGKIQVTEATYQRLQGLYNFERRGKVEVKGKGEMETYFLLGNK; encoded by the coding sequence ATGTGGTTTCATTCTTTTCGCCTTTGTCAAGCCCGTTTATCGCGCTCTATTGCCTTTTGGGTTTTTCTGAGCCTTGTTATCATTGAAGCCATTATCTTAATTCCCTCCTACCGTAAAGAAGAACAGCGTCAATTAAATAACCTCGAAAATATTTCTCAGGCCACCGTTACCCTCATTGCGGCCTTAAGTGAAATGGATATGTCTACCGAAGAATTACAGGACAAAATACGGAGCTTAATCGCTGATTCTTCAGTCACTCTGGGCATGGCTATTTATACCCAAAATCATCAAACCATTGAAATTATTGGCGAGTCTCCCCAATTAACTCCCCAAGACTTACAAGGAAAAGCCATTCTTCGCCAACGCAGTCCAGACCGAAACCGCTATGATATTGCTTGGTCGGCTCAATCTTTAAACATTAACTATATTTTAATCGCCCGTTTAGATGCTTCAGGAGTCCAACGAGAGTTAAATTTTTTCATTCTACGAATTATTGGTTTAGTGGTCATTATTGCCCTGGTCGTCACCGTCACCACCATAATTATTGTGGGAGTGACTGTCATTACACCCATTTTACAGTTACGGGATGATCTCGTCGTCGCGGGAGAAATCTTAAGTCGCAATGGAAATCAGGACAAGAATTCTGTATATTTTTATGCCTTAACCACTCAGCGTAAAGACGAGTTAGGCGTAGTTATGAAGGCATTTAATCAAATGTTTAAGCGCGTTTCTCAAGAAATTGAACAACGCAAACAAGCCCAAGAATTAATTCGCCTTGAACAGGAAAAATCTGAGCAACTCTTGCTTAACATTTTACCACAATCTATTGCGACTTTGTTAAAGCAGGGCAATAAAATTATTGCTCAAGAATTTGAAGAAGTAACTATTTTATTTGCGGATATTGTGGGTTTTACTCAACTTTCTAGTCAAATTCCCCCAGAGGAGTTAGTCGAGTTACTGAATCGTATTTTTTCCTGTTTTGACAATTTAACCGAGTTTTATAATCTAGAAAAAATCAAAACCATTGGGGATAGTTATATGGTGGTAGGGGGTTTACCCACACCCCGCCCAGATCACGCGGAAGCCATTGCAGAAATGGCCTTAGCGATGCAGAAATCCCTACATCAGATTGATTGTTCCCACGGCCCTCTTGAAATGCGAATTGGCATTAATACAGGAAATGTAGTAGCGGGAGTAATTGGGAAGAAAAAGTTTATTTATGATTTATGGGGAGACGCGGTGAATGTGGCCAGTCGTATGGAATCTCATGGGGTGGTGGGGAAAATTCAGGTGACAGAAGCAACCTATCAACGGTTACAAGGACTGTATAATTTTGAACGGCGGGGGAAGGTTGAGGTTAAAGGGAAAGGGGAGATGGAAACATATTTTTTGCTGGGGAATAAATAG
- a CDS encoding DEAD/DEAH box helicase, with translation MAILHGSWILEAQSGYFFLWGETWRTQGDGELKAGVKGVASHPLAMSGEEVLKCARSRKLVLPEGDGADWMTYQVVALPSRGGQRKKRGKKGADSGGDDVFPVLSGDSEEIRDISSLSLQWWALPGLRLDPAIAILLLQSVPLGSIQLRQVYLGDSLKFWAQVYRWSLDLLARGKFLPALTFDNNNQAYSQWQPLLDSALDQSRLSRFLEWMPSVCRAYVHPEERWEKPTWGDDWIAPQTLLFAFLGTMVDSQLRQWVELKGQHSSDVIATAWLESLAQPLTALRESPETLHRLKTALDSWKAPVQDYLVTAKDEKLAGNAFRTSFVLQAPTTGEINWGKLDWKLNYYLHSVNDPSFVVEAATIWENPVEELNLEGYTIENPQEILLRGLGIAARIYEPIRESLLHPYPTRCVLDPIQVYAFLRSSYWQLQDTGFTVDLPPGLAGGADEKRLGIKFSAAVSPKQADRLGLQSLLKYKLELAIGDQTVSAEEFERLLEQKSPLVQVNGEWLALQPADVKAAQSILSSKNEELTFTVEDALRLSTGDTKVLEKLPVVKFEASGVLKELIANLTENKRIESPAPPAGFKGELRPYQARGVGWLRFLERWGLGACLADDMGLGKTIETIAFLLSLKEDDRLKNPTLLVCPTSVLGNWERELRKFAPTLSVLVHHGDKRDKGKTFVKAAQKKELVITSYSLVYRDIETLETLQWEGVILDEAQNIKNSQAKQSQAVRSLSANFRIALTGTPVENRLTELWSILEFLNPGFLGTKQFFQHRFAIPIEKYGDRDSLSSLRSLVQPFILRRLKTDKAIIQDLPDKQEMNVFCGLSSEQGMLYQKLVDESLMAIEEAEGIQRHGLILTLLLKLKQVCNHPSLLLKEKSLGRGDRSGKVLRLQEMLEEVMAEGDRALIFTQFAEWGKLLQPYLEYKLNTDVLFLYGSTKREQREIMVDRFQNDPDGPQILILSLKAGGTGLNLTRANHVFHVDRWWNPAVENQATDRAFRIGQKRNVQVHKFVCTGTLEEKINDIIESKKQLAEQTVDAGEQWLTEMDTDQLRSLLILDRSAIMDEEK, from the coding sequence ATGGCGATTTTACACGGCAGTTGGATTTTAGAAGCCCAGAGTGGGTATTTTTTCCTCTGGGGAGAAACTTGGCGGACTCAGGGAGATGGGGAGTTAAAAGCCGGGGTGAAGGGGGTGGCGAGTCATCCCTTGGCGATGAGTGGGGAAGAGGTGCTCAAATGTGCAAGATCCCGGAAATTAGTTCTCCCAGAAGGGGATGGAGCCGACTGGATGACCTATCAGGTGGTGGCTTTACCCAGTCGGGGCGGACAACGGAAAAAGCGGGGGAAAAAGGGGGCTGATTCGGGGGGGGATGATGTCTTTCCGGTGCTGTCGGGGGATAGTGAGGAGATTCGAGATATTTCGTCCCTATCCCTTCAGTGGTGGGCGCTTCCGGGTTTGCGGTTGGATCCGGCGATCGCCATTCTCTTGTTACAATCGGTTCCCCTCGGTTCTATCCAACTGCGACAAGTCTATTTAGGCGACTCCCTCAAATTTTGGGCGCAAGTGTATCGCTGGAGTTTGGATTTATTAGCCCGAGGGAAGTTTTTACCTGCCCTAACGTTTGATAATAATAATCAGGCTTACAGTCAATGGCAACCTTTGTTAGATAGTGCCTTAGATCAAAGTCGTTTAAGTCGTTTTTTAGAGTGGATGCCCTCGGTTTGTCGGGCTTATGTCCACCCGGAGGAACGTTGGGAAAAACCCACTTGGGGGGATGATTGGATTGCCCCTCAAACTCTCTTGTTTGCCTTTTTAGGCACAATGGTAGACAGTCAATTGCGTCAATGGGTGGAGTTAAAAGGTCAACATTCTTCAGATGTCATTGCCACGGCTTGGTTAGAATCCCTCGCTCAACCTTTAACAGCCCTCCGGGAATCTCCCGAAACCTTGCACCGCTTAAAAACTGCTTTAGACAGTTGGAAAGCCCCGGTGCAAGATTATTTAGTCACCGCGAAAGATGAAAAGTTGGCCGGGAATGCCTTTCGCACCTCTTTTGTTCTGCAAGCGCCCACGACGGGAGAAATTAATTGGGGCAAGTTAGACTGGAAATTAAATTATTATTTACATTCGGTGAATGACCCCTCTTTTGTGGTAGAGGCGGCGACCATTTGGGAAAATCCTGTTGAGGAATTAAACCTAGAAGGGTATACGATTGAAAACCCCCAAGAAATTCTCTTAAGAGGATTAGGAATTGCCGCCCGGATTTATGAACCCATTCGAGAGAGTTTACTCCATCCTTATCCGACTCGTTGCGTTTTAGATCCGATTCAGGTTTATGCCTTTTTACGGTCAAGTTATTGGCAATTACAAGATACGGGTTTTACGGTAGATTTACCCCCCGGACTGGCAGGAGGGGCGGACGAAAAACGCTTAGGGATTAAGTTCTCGGCGGCGGTCAGTCCTAAACAGGCGGATCGTTTAGGGTTACAAAGTTTACTCAAATATAAGTTAGAATTAGCTATCGGAGATCAAACGGTTTCGGCGGAAGAATTCGAGCGTTTATTAGAGCAAAAATCCCCCCTAGTCCAAGTGAATGGGGAATGGTTGGCTTTACAACCGGCGGATGTCAAGGCGGCTCAAAGTATTTTATCCTCAAAAAATGAAGAGTTAACGTTTACGGTTGAGGATGCTTTGCGCTTAAGTACAGGGGATACAAAGGTTTTAGAAAAGTTACCTGTGGTCAAGTTTGAAGCTTCCGGGGTACTCAAAGAATTAATTGCCAATTTAACAGAAAATAAACGGATTGAATCTCCTGCTCCTCCGGCAGGGTTTAAGGGAGAATTGCGCCCCTATCAAGCGCGAGGGGTGGGATGGTTAAGGTTCTTAGAACGTTGGGGATTGGGCGCTTGTTTAGCCGATGATATGGGGTTAGGAAAAACGATTGAAACTATTGCTTTTTTACTCAGTTTAAAAGAGGACGACCGCTTAAAAAATCCTACGTTATTAGTCTGCCCGACTTCGGTTTTAGGTAACTGGGAACGGGAGTTACGGAAATTTGCCCCGACTTTATCGGTGTTGGTTCATCATGGGGATAAACGAGATAAGGGCAAAACTTTTGTCAAAGCGGCACAGAAGAAAGAGTTAGTGATTACCAGTTACTCGTTAGTGTATCGGGACATTGAAACTCTGGAAACGCTGCAATGGGAAGGGGTGATTTTAGATGAAGCGCAGAATATCAAAAACTCTCAAGCGAAACAGTCCCAAGCGGTGCGGAGTTTGTCGGCGAATTTCCGGATTGCTTTAACGGGAACTCCAGTGGAAAACCGCTTAACGGAGTTGTGGTCGATTTTAGAGTTTTTGAATCCGGGGTTTTTGGGGACAAAACAGTTCTTTCAACATCGTTTTGCCATTCCCATTGAGAAATATGGCGATCGCGATTCCCTCTCTAGTTTACGCTCTCTCGTCCAACCCTTCATCCTCCGTCGCCTCAAAACGGACAAGGCCATTATCCAAGACTTGCCGGATAAGCAGGAAATGAACGTTTTCTGTGGTCTGTCCTCAGAACAAGGGATGTTATATCAAAAGCTAGTAGACGAGTCTCTGATGGCCATTGAGGAAGCAGAAGGCATCCAACGACATGGATTAATCCTCACCCTGTTATTGAAGCTGAAACAAGTCTGTAATCACCCCTCCCTGTTGCTGAAAGAGAAGAGTTTAGGACGGGGAGATCGTTCCGGGAAAGTCTTACGTCTTCAGGAAATGTTAGAGGAAGTGATGGCAGAAGGCGATCGCGCTTTAATTTTCACCCAGTTTGCGGAATGGGGGAAACTCCTACAACCCTACCTAGAATATAAACTCAATACCGATGTCCTGTTCCTCTACGGCTCCACCAAACGGGAACAACGGGAAATCATGGTAGACCGCTTTCAAAACGACCCCGACGGCCCCCAAATCCTCATCCTCTCCCTCAAAGCAGGAGGCACCGGATTAAACCTTACCCGCGCTAATCATGTTTTCCACGTTGACCGATGGTGGAATCCTGCCGTTGAAAATCAGGCCACAGACCGCGCTTTCCGCATCGGTCAAAAACGCAACGTTCAAGTTCATAAGTTTGTCTGTACTGGCACACTCGAAGAGAAAATCAACGACATCATCGAAAGCAAAAAACAACTGGCCGAACAAACCGTAGATGCTGGAGAACAATGGTTAACTGAAATGGACACCGATCAACTGCGCAGTTTGCTGATTTTAGACCGGAGTGCCATTATGGATGAAGAAAAATAA